From the Coffea eugenioides isolate CCC68of chromosome 1, Ceug_1.0, whole genome shotgun sequence genome, the window aaaatttcttgcaattcCCGCCCAAGACCTTTTCCTATTTCATATCCACCTCGAATCATCTCCCTAGCCATCATAATACTGGCTTCTGGCAAGTCTGATTTAGTCAACGACTTATCTTTGGATACCCAACCCACAGAGACGATGTCAGCAATATATGAGATGAAATTGGAGTCCTTTTTCTGTCTtcacttttgaattttgtatCAACAATCATGGTACAGTCATCCTCAGCAAACACAGTGATGTATTGATCATTCACAATAAACCTCAACATTTGATGCAGAGAAGATAGCACTAAATTGGAAACATGTATCCAAGATCTTCCAAACAAAATATTGTAAACACTAGAGAAGTCCATTACTTGGCAAgtaacttggaattgagcaggGCCTATCTCCGATACCAGATCTATTTCGCCCATAGATTCTCTCCTTGAACCATCGAACGCTCTAACCACAGTTGCAGACGGGCGGAGTTTAACGTCAATAAATCCAAGTTTAGTGAGAATGTTCCATGAACAGATATTCAGCACTGACCCATTATCCACCAAGACTCTCGGCAACAGCTTTCCATTGCAGCGGATAGATATATACAAGGCTCTGTTATGGCCGATCCCTTCTGCAGTCAGATCGTCATCGAAGAAGGCGATATGATTAGCAGCAAGTACATTTCCCACAATATTAGAAAATTTATCCACCGGAATATCTTTAGGTACTTGAGCTTCGTTCAGGATTTTGAGCAATGCTTCACTGTGTAGCTCGGAGATcaagagaagattcagaaaagaAATCTGAGCAGGCATCATATCCAACTGTTCTACTATTTTGTACTCACTTCTCTTCAAcatctttaaaaaattcacaaCTTCATTTTCAGACACAAGAGGCTTGGGCGTCGGAGATTTAACCTTGGTTCTAGACTGAACATCAATTTCAGAGTTTTTCACAATTCTCCCAGACGTGGTAATAGTAAATTCCTCTTCCTTTAAGCATTTTTTATCTCCAATCAACAGAATAGACTCCTCGTAATTCCATGACACCTCTTGCAAGTTATTGATAGGCATTTGTTCCGAAAATTCAAGAATGACAGGCTCTAATATATCCCATTCAAAAGATGGTAGATCCAGAATAAAATGAGCTTTAGAATTGTCAACCTCGGAAGGCCCTCTTTCTACTATAAATGGTTCCTCTTTTTCAAACACAAAAGATCTCAACTTTTTCTCAATATTATCCTTAGTCATGGACTCTTCAGCAGACATCAATTTTCTCATTCTCACGTGGTCGGTCTCCATTACGCCAAACATCTCAGTTTCATCTATAATGTACTGAGTGGGATCGATAAAGTTTTCATCAGCGATAATAACCCCCACAGTGCTCCCATGCTCAGGTAAAGGATTCTTGTTGACATTCGGtccttgctctccctttcttttAAGAAGGATGTCTCCAGAATCAATCATGTCTTGaatcttatattttaaaatcCAACAATTGCCAGTGATATGACCTGGACTcccagaatgataagcacagatTGCTTGCGCATCATAACTTGGAGGAATGCCTTTGGAATAAAGTTTGGGAGGAACGGTGCCAATTTTTCCAACTGCTTTTAACTGCTCATACAATTGATCAATAGGTCAGCCCAAGTTGGTGAAGATTCGAAATTGCTTCTGAGTTTGGATTCCGCTGGTTTGAAAAGGATTTTGAGAAGggttattattttgcagggttGGTCTGGGATGATAAATGGGACATGAGTGATTTTGAAAGATAGGTTATGGGGTTGGAGGTAACGGTGAAATATTCAAGTGACTTGGTCGAGATTGATGAAATTGGGTAGTAGTGTGGTAGACTGGTTGAGGGTTAGGATAATATGGATAAGGAACAGAATATGTGGGATGGTTTCAGATTTTGGGTCTAAAAGACGGGCCTTGATCCCATATAAAAGCAgtttctccttctttcttcttgaatgtGGGCTTTTTCCcattattgttttgattttgtagaACATCCAATTGCAACTTTAatgcagacacattaacaatcttccctgCTTTGATAAATTCATCATACTCCTCCAACTTGTTAATGATAGCAGCAAACGAACttccagtcatgcgaaagatCTCTTCAAAGTAGGGTGGATCGTGAGTCTTGATGAAAGTACGAACAATTTTCTCCTCAGTCATAGGAGGCTCCACTTTGGCAGCTAACTTTCTCCATTGCTTTCCGTAGGTCTTGTGATCTTCCGATGGCTTTCTTTCGTACCCTCCAGTGTTGTTCGTGTTGGTGCCAACTCACAGTTAAATTCATATTGCTTCACAAAAGCTGTTGATAGATCCAACCAGGTTTTGACCTCTCCAGACTTTAAATTTGAATACCAATCTAAAGCATCTCTCTCCAAACTTTCTGGAAATAAACGCATAGGCAAATTTTCATCATCCACGGGTTTACCTAACTTATTGGCAAACATCTTGAGATGCGTCTTAGAATTTTCAGTTCCATCATACTTGCTGAATTTGGGAGTTTTGAATCCCAATGGTAGCTGAATATTTGGGAAAAGACACAATTCATTGTAGTCCAACCCACCATGCCTGCTCAATCCTTGATTCTTTTTCATAAATTCGTCGAATCGATCCAACCTTCTCAACAGGTCCTTGTCAATAGGCGCGGGTTGTTCCTCCATTGTCGGCTTCCCTTAAGATGCAATATCTAGTACAAAAGGCTATGTAATGTGGTGGTGGGGTCCCTGAGGGTTGGGAGGAATGTTCAGATTAGTTTCTGGATGGGTTTGAAGGATTTGACTACTGGTTGGATTCATCAATGTATAATTCGGATGCATATAGGAAAAGTCTGAATTTAGTCGGGTAAAGGTATTTTCAAGAGAATTAGCGAAAGTAGGAAGGAAAGTTGTTTAGGCATTGGATATGTGGGATGGTTGATGGTCTTGTGCAGATGGGTGATTATCAACAGGTTCTTGGTCGTTCGGGACACCACCACCACTATTACTTGCGGCCAACTGATCAATTACATGCCTCTGTACGGCCATTTCAGCACTTAACTCACTGAACTTGCCAAGTACTTCACTTAACTGAACTCACAATGCTATGAAGTCCGGTGACATAACTATAGCAGATCTTTCCAAAGTTTCTGGCACTGAAATCATGTTTACAGGCTGTCTCAAGCCTCTACTTCGGGACCTGGTAATGATGGGACTCCTTCGGGTAGCTATTGTGAAAAATACTTGATAGTGGAAAAAAGAAACTGATTTAGGAATGAATTTTCTGTCAAATTACTGTAATTTattcaagaaaaaggaaaaagacatgagttagtagatatttaaataattcggatgtatgtcctatgggggagccctttttacGCCAGGGTCGGCCTAACATGATGTACTACTTTCGGGGTAAAATTCCAATTTCAAACCTGTAAGTGAATGTAGAAATCAAAGTAGAAATTCTCATTAAATACTGACAAGTTTAATCATTTTTTACAGATTCATTGATAGTTCAACTGACCATTTTTACAAAATCCTCATGCCTTGCTAAACTAGTATGTTGAGACTCCCTAGAACTTCCTATACTAAACTTTCGAATTCCTTTTTGAATTTTGTCAAATGCATCTAGTGCTCTTTccaacttttcaatttttcttgtcTCCCTCTTTAATTGTGATCGGGCGTCCTCCAAAGCATGATCGGCCACTATAAGCTGTAATTGGTAATCCTCGAGCTCTTTCTTCAACTTGTCTATCTGCTCTTCAGGGCTAGCGGGAGCAAACTGTGACTTCTCTCTTGCTTGTTCGATTGTCAGTTTGACCCACTCATTATATTCTGAAATGATCTTGGGCTCCAATTTGTTAACTTGATCCAAGTGCAGGTTCTCTAAACCACGCAGATTTCCCCAAGCTTCCAATACCATGCTCCGACTCTCAACAATTGTGTTGAATCTGATATTTTCAATCTCTCGTATCATCGAAATTTTTTGTGGATACCCAAATTGTCTCATGACTCGTTGCAGAACATATGCGACCAATCCATTGGTACTTGTTAGGGGGATAAAATTGTGTTGGGTAGTCATGAAAATCGGATCCCTAACTTTTGTCCAATCCAAAATTCATTGTATCTTATCGGGTGTCAAGTTATCGAACTCTTGAATAAACTGATTCGGAGATGCAATTCGATAATACTTTTTGACCCTTTCTCGGTGTGATTAGATCCAATTCTCTGTGGGGAGGCAAGATCCCAAGGGACTGAGCGTTCTCTTCGCTAGATGCTCCATTGCCCACATTTAAAGTATCAAATTTGACCCATGGAAGAAACCTCTTTTCTTTTGACATTCAGTAGCGGCTGTGAAGATGTCAGCAATGATTATAGGTACCAAGGTAGGGGTCGTTCCATTAATTCCCAGAAATAGACTCTGAACCATGTTGATAGTGGAAAATGTGATCTTTCCATGCTTCTGCGGGAACAACAATAGATTGACCAAAGCTAATCCAAACTCTTGCACTCGCTTCTCTTCTCATTGTTCTTTACTTATGAAAAAATCAGCTCGATACTGTTCATAGGATTCTCTTTCTCCAAATCGTTCACACAGAAACTGTAAAGGGCACGATCTCACATCCGGGTGTTGGTTCATGCTAGCTTGCCTTAATCCCAAAAACCTATAAAACTGTTCTCTTGTTCTACTAGCTGGATATATCATACGGTAACCTTTCCCAGGCATCTGCAATAGTCCTTATATTTCTTCTAAAGTCGGTGTTAATTCACATTCACCGAATCGGAAAATAGAACCTTCTGGATCCCAATACTCAAGCAAAACTTGAATGATCGCAACATTTGGGATTATGTTTAGAAGACTCGGTAAATGCCCCACATATTTGAACAGTCTTTTCACCTCATGTGTCATATTATTTTTCTAGTCTGTCAGTTCCCGAGGTATCTGGTTCAGCATTCTGCACGGAGCCATTTGAAGAGACATTTCACTTTTAGTACCTTATCTCGGGATTTTACCCCTTAAGTAATACAAAATTGTAAACATGCAggtctcattggattacatatccaAGACAcgaggtggcttattcctaacatgGGATTCCCTATGCGATATTCcctctatggttaatgcatgatgACAATTTATCAAAGCGTATTAACTATACagtgaaataattaaaatatgacCTAAAAGTGCCCCATTTAAAtgccggggtaagcctaaaatgatgtgcaatACATATGCATATACAATTTAAACATGCTTGATATAAAAAGGCGGTCTTATCCGAAACGAGTACCATGTCTGGACTTTTATTTCTAAGGTTTGTGTATgcaaaaaaggagaaaacaagGAGAGGTTGGTTTaacaaataacacataacaTGTTGGGACAATAAATTATACAAgaatgaaaagtaaagaaagcgAAGAAAGAGGGGTGGAATCCCTTCTCTCGTGTATAGTGTCACTAATTGGGTAAATTTGACTCTATCCTAGataatttctaatatggatgcatgagatttggctcactaatgcatttAGACTCGATAAGATTTCAGActcccaaaccttcagaccaagaggcgaagggtcatcaatcccaaggccttCGGTTGGAGGtttgagtgatcccttaggtatcGCTATGGGCGTATGGCACACCATCCGCATATCTAAGGAAATCGATCCTAATCTTACAAGGAAATGTGGAATGGCGCCcacgagaaaaataaaaatagagtgAAAttaatgcatgcacgtatgaagtgcttccTTTTGAGCGAAGGGATTATAATTAAAACAGGCGCGAAGGCTCTAAAGTGATATTTTCCCCCACCCAAGATGCAAGCGCGATACAAGTAtataaacataaataaataaaaataaataaacaaatcatCGCATACGCGAAAATCGAGAGACAGCCGCGTGTGTGAATAATCctaaaagtaaggaaaaagaaatatgCAACCTAAACTTCCGAACATGATAAGTGAAAAGGTttagaaagagaaaagataacTAAACCAAGTGTTTGGACTCTCTAggatccccagtggagtcgccaagttgtcgccCCCCATTTTTCGAGATGAAAAAATAAGTATttataaaagatgtgatttttatttaagaataaatgaaaaggacctagaatgggactttaaaaaatgcgacaGTTTGGATCCAAAATTTAGTCAAAAGGGTTTTAAGGAAAATAGGAGTCGCTATTTGGTATTGAATTTTGGTGTttcaagtcacccaaaaagtattttttgacaaaaataaaataaaacccttttcgacaactccaggtttttgaaaaataagagaaaataagttcgggagtcacggttgaagaaagagaaggcaaatgttcgattaactcaaacctaaggcaccctttcaacctagtctaaacTAGTTGCAAtgtttagtaaaaaattttcttaatctaacccttaaatttATCATGTTtgaatgtttcctacatggatgcagttctaaatttaaaaaaaatatcgaaagggataAGATgtccattcaagggtttaattgataccAATCGTATTAGTTGCAAAGGtcaaaatgattccttgaagGTGTCACGGATAtgtgaatgatgaaattaaaagaaaagaaaattatctacataggtataagtgatcaaaggaAAAGGGAATGCAGCATAATGGGTACGGGAGGCGAAAAattcgtgacataattttcttatacagggattaatggggtatttaaattaaagagttataatcacccatatcCATGTTCAATGAATAATTCTTCTAATATGAataagcaaatgaactaacttattctacaatttcttaaatgagatgtaattctaaatgatatgattaacacatatagaggatagagaataatataatagggaatatcatgcacatgagaaaagatcctaaaaatgaaaatatgcatgaaaatgtaacgaatatcacacaaaaatgAATCTAATGCATGAACGATCTAAAGGTGTAGCGTTGGATTAATCCATTTCTAAAAAATCTTTACCAGCGTTGGACTGGCAAGTAAACgaagggagaagccacaactagcgttggactagtgtggtgacgtcatgcattaataatacataataaaacaattgaggcataaattaaaacaaataaacacgcaagagcacgtagcacgtaacacataaacataatatctacatgcaaaaatcct encodes:
- the LOC113770147 gene encoding uncharacterized protein LOC113770147 → MTEEKIVRTFIKTHDPPYFEEIFRMTGSSFAAIINKLEEYDEFIKAGKIVNVSALKLQLDLKAVGKIGTVPPKLYSKGIPPSYDAQAICAYHSGSPGHITGNCWILKYKIQDMIDSGDILLKRKGEQGPNVNKNPLPEHGSTVGVIIADENFIDPTQYIIDETEMFGVMETDHVRMRKLMSAEESMTKDNIEKKLRSFVFEKEEPFIVERGPSEVDNSKAHFILDLPSFEWDILEPVILEFSEQMPINNLQEVSWNYEESILLIGDKKCLKEEEFTITTSGRIVKNSEIDVQSRTKVKSPTPKPLVSENEVVNFLKMLKRSEYKIVEQLDMMPAQISFLNLLLISELHSEALLKILNEAQVPKDIPVDKFSNIVGNVLAANHIAFFDDDLTAEGIGHNRALYISIRCNGKLLPRVLVDNGSVLNICSWNILTKLGFIDVKLRPSATVVRAFDGSRRESMGEIDLVSEIGPAQFQVTCQVMDFSSVYNILFGRSWIHVSNLVLSSLHQMLRFIVNDQYITVFAEDDCTMIVDTKFKSEDRKRTPISSHILLTSSLWVGYPKISR